A single Candidatus Dadabacteria bacterium DNA region contains:
- a CDS encoding HigA family addiction module antidote protein has translation MTRSPIHPGETLREDLEALDMSAAELARQIDVPATHITEILNGRRAITGDTALRLGHYFGTSGEFWLNLQKLYELRLAEREKGEQIAHLPSLDTVL, from the coding sequence ATGACTCGTAGCCCTATCCATCCAGGTGAAACCCTGCGTGAAGATCTGGAGGCCCTTGATATGAGTGCGGCCGAGTTAGCCCGCCAAATTGACGTCCCGGCGACGCATATCACGGAAATTCTAAACGGCCGTCGCGCAATTACTGGTGACACCGCATTACGGTTAGGCCATTATTTTGGAACATCTGGAGAATTCTGGCTTAATCTCCAGAAGCTCTACGAATTAAGGCTCGCCGAACGCGAAAAGGGCGAGCAGATTGCCCACCTACCATCTTTAGATACCGTATTATAG
- the odhB gene encoding 2-oxoglutarate dehydrogenase complex dihydrolipoyllysine-residue succinyltransferase, whose translation MAKNIVVPHLGDSVIEATIIKWTKQQGDTVRLGETVVELETEKANFEVAAEATGILASIAKKADEDVEVGDILGTIEVSESKKDTRSGAEESPKKTEASPQPQTEGTPQEKQPEEEPETRVTPVARNIAEQNEVDLSQIVPEGNRITKEDVERHLESQRTGGEIPQEAPPEEEVSETPVSPDIFPSLSQLTANKEKRMKMSRRRRTIARRLVEAQQTAAILSTFNEIDMSNVMELRSRKKDAFREKYGVSLGFSSFFIKASIGALRLFPEINAEIQEDEIVYKNYYDIGIAVGAEGGLVVPVIREADRKTFAQIEKEVRELAEKANTNTLSLDEIFGGTFTITNGGVYGSLMSTPILNPPQVAILGLHKIEERPVAVNGDIVIKPMMYTALSYDHRIVDGKEAVQFLVKVKELIEDPETLLIEG comes from the coding sequence ATGGCCAAGAACATCGTCGTTCCCCACTTGGGGGATTCCGTAATAGAAGCAACAATAATCAAGTGGACCAAGCAACAGGGAGACACGGTAAGACTCGGGGAAACCGTTGTTGAGCTTGAGACCGAGAAAGCTAACTTCGAAGTCGCCGCCGAAGCAACGGGAATCTTGGCGTCAATAGCGAAAAAAGCAGACGAGGATGTCGAAGTAGGAGACATCCTAGGAACCATTGAAGTATCCGAAAGCAAAAAGGATACAAGAAGCGGTGCAGAAGAATCTCCTAAGAAAACTGAAGCCTCACCCCAACCCCAAACCGAAGGAACTCCCCAAGAAAAGCAGCCTGAAGAAGAACCCGAGACCAGAGTGACTCCCGTCGCGAGAAATATCGCCGAGCAGAACGAAGTCGACCTCTCCCAGATCGTACCCGAGGGAAACAGAATCACGAAAGAAGATGTGGAAAGGCACCTTGAGTCACAGAGAACCGGAGGGGAAATCCCGCAAGAAGCCCCCCCGGAGGAGGAAGTTTCCGAAACCCCGGTATCGCCGGATATTTTCCCGTCCCTCTCACAGCTTACCGCAAACAAGGAGAAGAGAATGAAAATGTCGAGACGTCGCAGGACCATAGCAAGACGTCTCGTGGAAGCTCAGCAGACAGCCGCCATACTTTCCACTTTTAATGAAATCGACATGTCTAACGTAATGGAGCTTCGATCGAGAAAAAAAGACGCTTTCCGGGAAAAATACGGAGTGAGTCTCGGTTTTTCCTCCTTTTTCATAAAAGCCTCCATTGGAGCGCTCAGGTTGTTTCCTGAGATAAATGCCGAGATCCAGGAAGATGAAATAGTCTATAAAAATTACTACGATATCGGAATAGCCGTAGGGGCCGAGGGAGGACTTGTTGTTCCCGTCATAAGGGAGGCTGACAGAAAAACCTTCGCACAGATAGAAAAAGAAGTCAGGGAACTAGCCGAAAAGGCAAACACAAACACGCTTTCGCTCGATGAAATCTTCGGCGGGACTTTCACCATAACAAACGGAGGGGTGTACGGTTCGCTGATGAGCACCCCTATACTGAATCCGCCCCAAGTCGCGATACTTGGACTTCACAAGATAGAGGAAAGGCCCGTGGCGGTTAACGGGGACATAGTGATAAAACCGATGATGTACACGGCACTCAGCTACGACCACAGGATAGTTGACGGAAAGGAAGCCGTGCAGTTCCTCGTAAAGGTAAAGGAACTTATTGAAGATCCAGAGACCCTTCTCATTGAAGGATGA